The DNA sequence GGTGCCTGCTGCAGCTGTTCAAACTGCATCTCCAGGTGCTTCTGGATGGCAATGCCGAGCACCTCAGGATCCACTGAGGCTCCATACACCTCCCATGTCATGCCCTCAGCATCCCATCGCACTTCCCTCACGGGGGATGAGGCCTGTTGAAGGCCGGACCCCAGAATTACCTCTGGGAATATGTTCAGAGTCTCAGGTGCTTCCAGGGATGGGCTGGTAGCCACAGCCTTGCAGGCTGCCACTGGAGCTACCTGAACCCCAGCATCCTGGGCTGATGCCACACCCAAGGCCAAGTCAGTGGCTGAGGTCATGGTCCACACATCTTTGGTCCTGGAGCCAGACTCTGTGGCTAGCCCTGTAGGCCCCCAAGGGTGGACACAGCAGTGAGGGTGCCCAGAGATGCCCCCAGGCATCTTACAGTGGAATTTCATCCCACACTGAGCCTGCAACCCAGACTCACTCACTGATGCCACCAATTTGGGAAAGGCCAGGATGCCTGTGGCAGGCAGGGCATGGCAGCAAccaccagctgcagcctccctCACAGTGCAGAGCAGGGCTGCTGGGGGCAGAGCATGGCAGGAAGTGGTAGACAGCTGTCCAGTAGCTTTGGGTCCACCCTGGGGACTGCTGATGAGACCAGTTGGACCTTCCAGCTTCACAGCTGGCACTAACACCTGACTCTCCCCCAACACGCAGGCTGATTTAGAAGTCCCATCCTCTGAAGCCAGGTCACTTTGCAGGCCTGTAGGGGTCTGCCCTTCTTGACCGGTAACACTTCCAGGCTGCAGCTGCGCCCTCTGGACAGGTGAGCCGCCAAGGGCAGaacagctgaggctggccttctGAGCACCGCCATGACCCCGGGTCTGGGTACTATGGACTAAGTCTGAGTGGCTCCTCTGCACAGCTACCGCACTGGGGGCCCGTAGGCGACACAGGTCTCCGATGCCCATGGTAGACACATTGCCAACGGTGCTGCTTCTCCAGTGGCCTCCAGCACCGGCCTGTGACCGAAGGCTTGAGGTCTGTGTTTGCTCCATGCTCTCAGTCTGGCACCCCTCTTCCTCCAGGGTCCGGGGACTAGTGCTGGCCTCACCTGGCGGTGCCTGCCACACAGTGCTGCTGGCACTCTTGCGcagctctggcctctgctccTGGCCTTCACACAGCAAGCTGGAAGAACTCTGGGACAGAAGCTGTGGGCGGGGACTTTGGGGTTCCCGGGCACCTGGTTCAGGGTGGCTAGAACTCATGGTTgcctacaagagaaaaaaaaaaaaaggaagtgagtgAAGCCAAGTTGGGTGTTGGTACTTCAGCTGCATTCTTCTCTGAGCTTACACTGTCCCAGTCGACCTGACTGATCAGAGCCATAAGGGTATCAGACACACACCAGACACTTCAAATCAAGGCTTGCTGTGGGATGCACAGATGACACTGCAAATGTCTAATAATCACCACTCCAGACATGGGCCCTGGAGACCACCACCATGCCAGTTGTTTACCATACTTATGAGATAGGTGTGGGTGTAGGGGCCAGTGGGAGGGGAACCCAAGAGTGGGCATATGGCATCATAGGGAGGCTTTGGGAAAACAACTCTCAGCCAAACAACACAGAAAGATTGCAGAtttaaagccagcacagctgagtATTCCTGGGACTGGCAGCATCCACTTGAATAGGGACTGGGGCCTCCAGGGTAGAGCCTCAGAGAAGGATTGTGGGGTGAGGAAGCAATGAATACCCGATATGCTGAGAACTTCCCTGGTTCTGCTCGTGCCCTTCTCCCATCCTCTCTAGCCTGACCTGCTGAACTGGGACACATCTCAGACCGTCTTGTCAGAGGCAAAGGGAAACAGGTTCCTGACTCTCATCCTACCCCTAAGAAAGGGAGACATTGCAATCAGCCCTTAATGCCGGTCCTCACCCCATTTGCTCACTCATCTGCTGCCATTTCCTGAACCCCTGCTGAATGCTGCACTCACTGCTCTGCAGCTGGGAATGTGGCAATCATTTCTAGCTATTCCTAGGGATGACCATCCAGCAGGGAGAAAAAGATGCCCAATGGCAAAAATCAGACATACCCTCTGCAAAATGTCAACTCTCTTCCCAGTGTGCCTACTCCAGCACAAGATCCACCACCATCCCCGGAGCTGCCTAAACTCAACACAACCCCCTTCCCACCTCACCATCTCCTCCTGAGAACCTTTCCTGGCTGGCCCAGCTGGGCTGCCTCCATCCCTGGCTTTAGCATCATGGAGCCTGAACAGAACGCTCTAGCTGACCCTCAGCCTGTCTCCCCAGAGCCCAAAGTTAGCAGAGTCGGGACTATTATGGTCTGTTATTTACCATCAGATTAGCGCTTTGCCCTGATGCGCAGCTGGTATTCAGAGGACAGCTGCcacatggcagacagagagaatgaactcCAAAacaaggccatggaggagtgggCTGAGCACCCAGAACTGTCTGAGGAA is a window from the Peromyscus eremicus chromosome 9, PerEre_H2_v1, whole genome shotgun sequence genome containing:
- the Gprin2 gene encoding G protein-regulated inducer of neurite outgrowth 2, which gives rise to MSSSHPEPGAREPQSPRPQLLSQSSSSLLCEGQEQRPELRKSASSTVWQAPPGEASTSPRTLEEEGCQTESMEQTQTSSLRSQAGAGGHWRSSTVGNVSTMGIGDLCRLRAPSAVAVQRSHSDLVHSTQTRGHGGAQKASLSCSALGGSPVQRAQLQPGSVTGQEGQTPTGLQSDLASEDGTSKSACVLGESQVLVPAVKLEGPTGLISSPQGGPKATGQLSTTSCHALPPAALLCTVREAAAGGCCHALPATGILAFPKLVASVSESGLQAQCGMKFHCKMPGGISGHPHCCVHPWGPTGLATESGSRTKDVWTMTSATDLALGVASAQDAGVQVAPVAACKAVATSPSLEAPETLNIFPEVILGSGLQQASSPVREVRWDAEGMTWEVYGASVDPEVLGIAIQKHLEMQFEQLQQAPASEDSLSVEGRRGPLRAVMQSLRRPSCCGCSGAAPE